Within Vicinamibacteria bacterium, the genomic segment ATCGAAACTCGGGTTGCTCGTCCTCGACGTACCAATCGACATCGACGACCCCCGGCAAAACCTCCATCCGTTCGCGGACCGACTCGGCTAGCTCGATCTGCCGCTCGTAGTCGGGACCGTAGATCTCGGCGACGAGCGTCTGGAGGACCGGAGGGCCGGGCGGCACCTCGACGACCTTGAGCCGAGCGCCTAGCATTCCGGCGGATTCCTGGAGCGATTCCCGCAGCCGCTTGGCGATCTCATGGCTCGCGTCCTTCCGCTCGCCTTTGGGCACCAGGTTCACCTGAACGTCGGCGACGTTCGAGCCTCGGCGGAGAAAGTAGTGGCGCACGAGGCCGTTGAAGGTGTAGGGACCCGACGTGCCGGCGTAGATCTGATAGTGCGTAACCTCTTCTTGCTGTCGAACGACATCGACGAAGTGTCTCGCGGCGGCGAGCGTCTCCTCGAGCGTCGTGCCCTCCGGCATGTCGATGACGAGCTGGAGCTCGCTCTTGTTGTCGAAGGGAAGCATCTTGACCTCGACGATCCCGACCGCGACGAGTCCCATGGAGCCGAGGAGCATCACGACCACCGTCGCGAGGAAGAACCGCCGGTGGGTGCGACTCCGTATCAACTTTCCCATCGCGATGCGGTAGAGGCGGGTCGACGAGCCTTCCGCTTGGTGCTCACCGTGCACTCCACTCCCTCCCATGAGGCGGACGGTCGCCCACGGGGTTACCACGAAGGCCACGATCAGCGAGAAGACCATCGCCGCCGAGGCGCCAATCGGGATCGGGCGCATATAGGGGCCCATGAGACCACTCACGAAGGCCATGGGAAGAATGGCGGCTATGACCGTCAAGGTCGCGAGGATGGTGGGGTTGCCGACTTCGTCGACGGCCTCGACCGCGACCTCCGCCATGCTGCGCCCGCGATTGCCGGGCAATCGGCGATGGCGCGCGACGTTCTCGACGACGACGATGGCGTCGTCCACGAGGATGCCGATGGAAAAGATGAGTGCGAAGAGGGTGATGCGGTTGAGCGTGAAGCCGTAGAAGTAGAAGACGGAGAGCGTTAGCGCGAGCGTCGCGGGGATTGCGAGCAGAACGATGACCGCTTCGCGTCGTCCGAGCGTCCAGGCGATGAGGAGGGCGACGCTGACCACCGCGATCGCCATATGAAAGAGTAGCTCGTTGCTCTTCTCCGCCGCCGTCTCGCCGTAATCCCGTGTCACAGTGATGGTGACGTCCTCGGGGACGAGACGGCCCTTGAGCGAGCGTACCCTCTCCATGATCCGGTGGTTCAGGGCGACCGCGTTGACGCCCTTTCGCTTGGCGACCGCGATGGTGACGGCGGGCCACTCGCCTCCCTCCGCCTTGTCCCCGAAGAAAACGTACTGGGTCGGCTCTTCGCCGGCGTCCTCGATCCGAGCGACATGCTCGAGGAAGACGGGGCGACCCCGGTGCGCACCGACGACGATGCGGCCTACCTCCTCGGCGTCCGTCAGCCATTGGCCCGTCGATAGGATCAACTCGCGGTTGTTGGCCGTGAGCCGTCCCGCGGGGAGCTTCCGGTTCGCGCCGCCGAGACGGTCCGCGACCGTGGTCGGCGAGAGCCCGCGGGCTTCGAGGGCGTCCGGGTCGAGGAAGACTTGCAGCTGGCGACGCGCGCCCCCGATGAGGGTGACCTCGCTCACGTCGGGTACTTGCTTCACCGCCTCGGCGAGCTCCGCCGCCGCTTGCCGAAGCGTGAGGTGGTCGTAGCGGCGGCTCCACAGCGTCAGCGCGAGCACGGGGACGTCGTCGATCGAGCGGGGCTTAACGAGGGGTGGGCTGGCTCCCGGCGGGAGGCGGTCGGCATGGCTCGAGAGCTTGTTGTTCAGTCTTACAGCGGCGTCTTCCTCGTTCGCGCCGACGAGGAAACGCACGACGATGAGGCTCGAGCCCGGACTCGACGTCGAGTAGAGATACTCGACGCCGGGGACTTCCCACAGGAGCTTCTCGAGTGGTCCGGTGACGCGCTCTTCGATCTCTCGCGGCGAGGCCCCCGGCATCTCGACGAACACGTCGAACATCGGCACGATGATCTGCGGCTCCTCCTCCCGGGGGAGCTGCCAGAGCGTGAAGAGCCCGAGCGCGACCGAGGCGATGAGGAAGAGGGGAGTCAGCTTGGAGTCGATGAACGCCCGGGCGACCTTTCCCGCGGCGCCGAGCCCGTTCTCGCCCCGCGTCATGACGGCACGACCACGGCAACGCCCTCTTCAGCGACGACGCTTCCGTCGATGATGACGCGGTCACCCGCGTCGAGACCGGACAGCACTTCCATGCGGTCGCCCCGCTTTCGTCCGAGCATCACGAGCCGGAGCCGGGCCCGGTCGTCGACGACGACGTAGACCAGCTCGAGCTGGCCTCGGCGTATGACGGCACT encodes:
- a CDS encoding efflux RND transporter permease subunit, which produces MTRGENGLGAAGKVARAFIDSKLTPLFLIASVALGLFTLWQLPREEEPQIIVPMFDVFVEMPGASPREIEERVTGPLEKLLWEVPGVEYLYSTSSPGSSLIVVRFLVGANEEDAAVRLNNKLSSHADRLPPGASPPLVKPRSIDDVPVLALTLWSRRYDHLTLRQAAAELAEAVKQVPDVSEVTLIGGARRQLQVFLDPDALEARGLSPTTVADRLGGANRKLPAGRLTANNRELILSTGQWLTDAEEVGRIVVGAHRGRPVFLEHVARIEDAGEEPTQYVFFGDKAEGGEWPAVTIAVAKRKGVNAVALNHRIMERVRSLKGRLVPEDVTITVTRDYGETAAEKSNELLFHMAIAVVSVALLIAWTLGRREAVIVLLAIPATLALTLSVFYFYGFTLNRITLFALIFSIGILVDDAIVVVENVARHRRLPGNRGRSMAEVAVEAVDEVGNPTILATLTVIAAILPMAFVSGLMGPYMRPIPIGASAAMVFSLIVAFVVTPWATVRLMGGSGVHGEHQAEGSSTRLYRIAMGKLIRSRTHRRFFLATVVVMLLGSMGLVAVGIVEVKMLPFDNKSELQLVIDMPEGTTLEETLAAARHFVDVVRQQEEVTHYQIYAGTSGPYTFNGLVRHYFLRRGSNVADVQVNLVPKGERKDASHEIAKRLRESLQESAGMLGARLKVVEVPPGPPVLQTLVAEIYGPDYERQIELAESVRERMEVLPGVVDVDWYVEDEQPEFRLRVDQEKTALAGVRLDTVARAVRLATAGESVGLLHDERSQEDVPLMLRLDRATRSDLDELLSLRVRSESGAIVPVGELATVERVTADRSIYHKNLLPVVYVTADVAGAIESPVYAILKLAPEIRAIELPEGYALEQYTASVPLESQTYSMKWDGEWHITYEVFRDLGLAFAAVLVLIYILVVAWFQSFSVPVVIMSAIPFSLVGILPAHGMGGAFFTATSMIGFIAGAGIVVRNSIILVDFVELRLREGMPLPEAVIDAGAVRFRPMLLTAAAVVVAAAVILFDPIFQGLAISLMAGEVASLLLSRATVPVAYFLLKTKEHVP